From the Pseudomonas monsensis genome, the window GATCACCCAAATCAATAATGCTGTTCAAGGCTTGTAACACTCCATATTATCGCCGTCATAAAGCCATTCCCTGCGGAGTTTCCAATGCCGGTCCAAGCCTTGTTCAAACCGTTCCACCTCGGTGCCCTCGAACTGCCGACTCGCGTGGTCATGGCGCCGATGACTCGCTCGTTTTCCCCGGGCGGCGTACCTAATTCGAAAGTCATCGAGTACTACCGTCGTCGTGCCGCGGCCGGCGTTGGCCTGATCATCACCGAAGGCACCACCGTCGCCCACATTGCCTCTAACGGCTATCCGAACGTGCCGCAATTCTTTGGCGACGCGCCATTGGCCGGCTGGAAGAAGGTCGTCGATGCGGTTCACGCCGAAGGCGGCAAGATCGTTCCGCAACTGTGGCATGTCGGCAGCGTACGTCGCATCGGTACCGAGCCGGATGCCAGCGTGCCGGGTTACGGTCCGTCGGAAAAACTCAAGGACGGTCAGGTCGTTGTGCACGGCATGACTAAACAAGACATTCAGGACGTGATCGCTGCGTTCGCCCAAGCGGCCAAAGACGCCAAAAGCATCGGCATGGACGGCGTGGAGATCCACGGCGCCCACGGTTATCTGATCGACCAGTTCTTCTGGGAAGGCAGCAACCAGCGCACCGATGAATACGGCGGCAGCCTGGCCAACCGTTCGCGTTTCGCCATCGAGCTGATTCAGGCAGTACGTGCAGCGGTCGGTGAAGGCTTCCCGATCATCTTCCGTTTCTCGCAATGGAAACAGCAGGACTACACGGCGCGTCTGGTGCAAACCCCGGAAGCGCTGGGTGAGTTCCTCAAGCCGCTGTCTGACGCCGGCGTGGATATTTTCCATTGCTCGACGCGCCGCTTCTGGGAGCCGGAGTTCGACGGTTCCGAACTGAACCTGGCCGGCTGGACCCGCAAGCTGACCGGCAAGCCGACCATCACCGTTGGCAGCGTCGGCCTGGATGGCGAGTTCCTGCAGTTCATGGTCAACACCGACAAGGTCGCGCAGCCGGCCAGTCTGGAGAACTTGCTGGAGCGTTTGAATAAGGAAGAGTTCGATCTGGTCGCGGTGGGGCGTGCGCTGCTGGTGGATCCGGATTGGGCGCAGAAAGTCCGCG encodes:
- a CDS encoding NADH:flavin oxidoreductase — its product is MPVQALFKPFHLGALELPTRVVMAPMTRSFSPGGVPNSKVIEYYRRRAAAGVGLIITEGTTVAHIASNGYPNVPQFFGDAPLAGWKKVVDAVHAEGGKIVPQLWHVGSVRRIGTEPDASVPGYGPSEKLKDGQVVVHGMTKQDIQDVIAAFAQAAKDAKSIGMDGVEIHGAHGYLIDQFFWEGSNQRTDEYGGSLANRSRFAIELIQAVRAAVGEGFPIIFRFSQWKQQDYTARLVQTPEALGEFLKPLSDAGVDIFHCSTRRFWEPEFDGSELNLAGWTRKLTGKPTITVGSVGLDGEFLQFMVNTDKVAQPASLENLLERLNKEEFDLVAVGRALLVDPDWAQKVREGREQDILPFSREALMTLV